The proteins below come from a single Demetria terragena DSM 11295 genomic window:
- a CDS encoding ABC-F family ATP-binding cassette domain-containing protein, with product MITATDIELRAGSRLLLSGATFRVAPGDRVGLVGRNGAGKTTLTKVLAGEGAPAVGQVTRSGEVGYLPQDPRTGDLDVTARSRILSARGLDVITEQLRAAEIGMAHEDENRRDKAMRRYARLDQEFTNQGGYAAESEAAAMASSLGLENRILDQPLRTLSGGQRRRVELSRILFSGAETLLLDEPTNHLDADSVVWLRDYLKTYRGGLIIISHDVQMLDNVVTRVFHLDANRAEVDLYNVGWKAYLQQRETDERRRHRERANAEKKAGALMAQADKMRAKATKATAAQNMARRAEKMLASAEGSRQSDKVARLRFPKPASCGKTPLMAEGLSRSYGSLEVFTDVDLAIDRGSRVVVLGLNGAGKTTLLRVLSGSDEPDTGAIIPGHGLKLGYYAQEHENLDTSRSVLENMKSAAPDLGETEVRKVLGSFLFTGDDVEKPAGVLSGGEKTRLSLALLVVSSANVLLLDEPTNNLDPASREEILGALKTYEGAVVLVTHDHGAVEALEPERVLLLPDGVEDLWSPSYADLVELA from the coding sequence GTGATTACCGCCACCGACATCGAGCTGCGCGCCGGATCACGGCTGCTCTTGTCCGGGGCCACCTTTCGGGTCGCGCCGGGGGATCGAGTGGGGTTGGTCGGGCGCAATGGCGCCGGCAAGACGACATTGACCAAGGTCCTTGCAGGTGAGGGAGCTCCCGCAGTGGGCCAGGTGACACGTAGTGGCGAGGTCGGCTACCTGCCGCAGGACCCGCGTACCGGAGACCTTGACGTCACGGCCAGGTCGCGCATCCTGTCGGCCAGGGGGCTCGATGTGATTACCGAGCAGTTGCGCGCCGCGGAGATCGGGATGGCCCACGAAGATGAGAATCGCCGCGACAAGGCCATGCGACGGTATGCCCGCCTCGACCAAGAGTTCACCAACCAGGGTGGGTACGCGGCCGAATCAGAGGCAGCAGCGATGGCCTCGAGCCTCGGTCTGGAGAATCGCATCCTCGATCAGCCGCTGCGAACCTTGTCTGGAGGCCAGCGGCGAAGGGTTGAGCTTTCCCGAATTCTGTTCTCGGGAGCCGAAACCCTGCTGCTGGACGAGCCGACCAACCACCTCGACGCCGACTCGGTGGTGTGGCTCCGGGACTACCTCAAGACCTACCGTGGCGGACTCATCATCATCAGCCACGACGTGCAGATGCTCGACAACGTCGTGACCCGCGTCTTCCACCTTGATGCCAACCGCGCCGAGGTCGACCTTTACAACGTGGGGTGGAAGGCCTACCTGCAGCAGCGTGAGACCGACGAGCGTCGGCGCCATCGGGAACGCGCTAACGCTGAGAAGAAGGCTGGCGCATTGATGGCGCAAGCGGACAAGATGCGGGCGAAGGCCACCAAGGCGACCGCTGCGCAAAACATGGCGCGACGGGCCGAGAAGATGCTCGCGAGCGCCGAAGGATCTCGACAGAGCGACAAGGTGGCGCGCTTGCGCTTCCCGAAGCCGGCATCATGCGGCAAGACGCCGCTCATGGCCGAGGGGCTGTCGCGGTCGTACGGCTCGCTTGAGGTGTTCACTGACGTGGATCTGGCGATCGATCGAGGCTCGCGCGTCGTGGTGTTGGGTCTCAATGGCGCAGGAAAGACCACTCTCTTGCGGGTGTTGTCGGGCTCCGATGAGCCAGATACAGGGGCGATCATCCCTGGTCATGGCCTCAAACTTGGCTACTACGCCCAGGAGCACGAGAACCTCGATACCTCGCGTTCGGTGTTGGAGAACATGAAGTCCGCCGCTCCGGATCTGGGTGAGACCGAGGTGCGAAAGGTCCTGGGATCATTCCTCTTTACCGGCGATGACGTCGAGAAGCCCGCGGGCGTTCTTTCCGGTGGAGAGAAGACCCGACTTTCCCTGGCGTTGCTTGTCGTCTCCTCGGCCAACGTCTTGTTGCTCGACGAGCCCACGAACAACCTGGACCCCGCCTCGCGCGAGGAAATCCTGGGGGCGCTGAAGACGTACGAGGGTGCTGTTGTGCTCGTCACCCACGACCACGGCGCGGTCGAGGCGTTGGAGCCCGAGCGCGTGCTCCTGCTACCGGATGGTGTCGAGGACCTGTGGAGCCCTAGCTACGCGGACTTGGTCGAACTCGCCTGA
- a CDS encoding enoyl-CoA hydratase/isomerase family protein yields the protein MPTSDRPHDRLRVERDGPLMTVTLDYPTRHNAQIPSLWIALAEIGHNLPEDVRVVVIRGEGPSFSSGLDRAALTPGGVPGERDLPTQALTAGDGLADEIAQYQEGFAIWRKVPAITVAAVQGHAIGAGFQLALACDLRIVADDVQFAMRETSLGLVPDLTGTHPLVQLIGYSRALEVCLTGRSIGAQQAVDWGLASIKVPAAELAECTRDLADAVLSNNPNAVRELKALLRSAEVASPAQQHLAERTAQARLLSALVGSGE from the coding sequence ATGCCAACTTCGGACCGTCCGCACGATCGTCTGCGCGTCGAGCGTGACGGCCCGCTCATGACGGTGACCCTCGACTACCCCACACGCCACAACGCCCAGATCCCGAGCCTGTGGATTGCTCTGGCTGAGATTGGGCACAACCTCCCCGAAGACGTTCGGGTGGTCGTGATCCGGGGGGAGGGACCGAGCTTCTCCTCCGGTCTCGACCGGGCTGCGCTTACTCCCGGCGGGGTGCCGGGTGAACGCGACCTTCCAACGCAAGCCCTGACGGCGGGCGATGGGCTCGCCGACGAGATCGCGCAGTACCAAGAGGGATTCGCGATCTGGCGGAAAGTTCCCGCCATCACTGTTGCTGCCGTGCAGGGGCATGCGATCGGAGCCGGGTTTCAACTGGCGCTCGCCTGCGATCTGCGGATCGTGGCCGATGACGTCCAGTTCGCGATGCGCGAAACCTCGCTGGGCCTGGTGCCGGACCTCACCGGTACCCATCCGCTCGTCCAGCTCATCGGGTATTCCCGTGCCCTTGAGGTGTGCCTCACCGGCAGGTCAATCGGCGCTCAGCAGGCCGTGGACTGGGGTCTTGCGTCGATCAAGGTGCCAGCGGCCGAGCTCGCTGAGTGCACCCGTGACCTGGCCGATGCGGTGTTGTCCAACAACCCCAACGCCGTGCGTGAGTTGAAGGCACTCCTGCGTTCGGCTGAAGTCGCCTCGCCCGCGCAGCAGCACCTGGCTGAGCGCACCGCACAGGCTCGACTGCTGAGCGCTTTAGTCGGTTCCGGGGAATGA